One stretch of Ooceraea biroi isolate clonal line C1 chromosome 4, Obir_v5.4, whole genome shotgun sequence DNA includes these proteins:
- the LOC105285870 gene encoding protein wntless, with protein sequence MQGTIIENLSGKKLSVLVILLIIAQIVCFLIGGLIAPTPASSQNILSTPCRDERVNGSHDENKWFYSRGKGSCAPLDMDRYSLDNYHQAYQIVYTFQMPVPRNSMQLDYSRWQQNLIGVLQVDIAYHSEIEIAPRTKVTLDARLAYRNKGDPDDAWKPYAASVVERNLDCSIENQQEQYNYNCSVVPLFELGSLYHDYYLLNIRLPADTDKNQGLGHIVDLWLTAINQNGGFTKVWVSLKTVYFPVVLCVLAWYWRRVHMLSRSPALLEYMLLALGSALTFLNLPLEYLTLAYDMPFMLLLGDIRQGVFYATLLSFWLVFAGEHLMIQEGEQSNSIKCYWRHLSAVGTGCLSLFVFDMCERGVQLRNPFYSIWVTDLGTKLALSFIILAGISAGIYLLFLCYMIWKVFMNISAKRAVLPSMSSARRLHYEGVIYRFKFLMIATLLCASLTVVGFILGQVAEGQWKWDDELQLEMTSAFFTGVYGMWNIYIIALLCLYAPSHKQWPIEPSENSVSEDIEFSPLPTDPNEMLSLTAFARKAAVE encoded by the exons ATGCAAGGCACGATAATTGAAAACCTGAGCGGCAAAAAGCTCTCGGTACTGGTGATACTTTTGATAATCGCGCAGATAGTCTGCTTCTTGATAGGCGGCCTGATCG CACCTACGCCTGCCAGTAGTCAAAACATTCTCAGTACACCGTGCAGAGACGAGCGCGTTAATGGATCTCACGATGAGAATAAATGGTTCTACTCGAGGGGAAAGGGCTCCTGCGCCCCGCTGGACATGGATCGCTACAGCCTGGATAATTACCATCAGGCTTACCAAATCGTCTACACGTTTCAG ATGCCCGTGCCTCGAAACAGCATGCAGCTCGATTACTCCAGGTGGCAGCAGAACTTGATAGGTGTCTTGCAAGTGGACATAGCTTACCACAGTGAGATCGAAATCG CTCCTAGGACGAAGGTAACTTTGGACGCACGCCTGGCGTACCGAAACAAGGGAGATCCAGATGACGCTTGGAAGCCGTACGCTGCTTCCGTCGTGGAAAGAAATTTAGATTGCAGCATAGAGAAC CAACAGGAGCAATACAATTACAATTGTAGCGTCGTACCATTGTTCGAATTAGGATCTCTGTACCACGATTATTACCTGTTGAATATTCGTCTTCCCGCGGACACGGACAAGAACCAGGGACTGGGGCACATCGTCGACTTATGGCTTACA GCTATTAATCAAAACGGTGGATTCACGAAAGTGTGGGTGAGTCTAAAGACCGTCTATTTCCCAGTAGTGCTATGTGTCCTGGCTTGGTATTGGAGGAGAGTGCACATGTTATCCAGATCGCCCGCACTTTTGGAGTACATGCTCTTAGCTTTGGGTTCCGCTTTAACATTCCTAAACT tgCCCTTGGAGTACTTAACGCTTGCTTACGATATGCCATTTATGCTTCTGCTGGGCGATATCCGCCAAGGCGTGTTTTACGCGACGTTATTGTCGTTCTGGTTGGTCTTCGCTGGTGAACATTTAATG ATTCAG GAGGGCGAGCAGAGCAATTCGATAAAATGTTACTGGCGGCACCTCTCCGCGGTAGGTACCGGATGCCTCTCGCTGTTCGTGTTTGACATGTGCGAGCGTGGTGTGCAGCTGAGGAATCCATTCTACTCGATTTGGGTGACGGATCTCGGGACGAAATTGGCA TTGTCCTTCATTATTTTGGCTGGCATATCTGCTGGGATATACCTGCTGTTTTTGTGCTACATGATCTGGAAAGTTTTCATGAACATTAGCGCGAAGAGAGCGGTCTTGCCTAGCATGAGTTCGGCGCGACGTCTGCACTACGAGGGAGTTATATACCGCTTCAAATTCTTAATGATTGCCACATTGCTGTGCGCGTCGTTAACGGTTGTTGGATTCATATTGGGACAG GTTGCAGAGGGACAGTGGAAGTGGGATGACGAGCTACAACTGGAGATGACTTCCGCCTTCTTTACTGGCGTATATGGAATGTggaacatttatattatcgcGTTATTATGCCTCTATGCACCTTCTCATAAGCAGTGGCCAATTGAACCATCTG AGAACAGCGTTAGCGAAGACATCGAATTCTCTCCGTTGCCAACCGATCCCAACGAAATGCTGTCTTTAACTGCGTTCGCACGAAAAGCAGCGGTAGAGTAA
- the LOC105285867 gene encoding striatin-interacting protein 1 isoform X2, producing the protein MESNKTTDLEFIYDDTDTHTNEIAELYSYTEQYELQLNLKAFEDQMEWYKLRPWWQNLTRPQQKSVVYKLLDQLEVSNKQLRMKAARCILYLAQGCWAEVQSDKEQQDWSRTNVMLLYEAGIFPAFVELLNIEIENSTTATSAMRKLAVSLADSIDLRVILSVLYIMTEVMREELKDIEHSEYKSNVEAFKEDLVNPYGEDILIVKLLSMVTCFCSGSAPHFPMKKVLLLLWKLILVSLGGIDTLRELKKQYREEAGLDTQQEDTIEVARTMRASSPPMSAADLLETQNQKRNNRPFRRSLMKQSSLDDPGLGMEYEGGEPSNNVTTNEGDGEIIFFLGPSGPGGWNQTYYEDQNNQSQLRPSTPQLIKGKGLPWTPKVRQKDVDSFLDVARLKFVGYKLQGDRESLAGLPQPIHEGVTTLKKHMYTSLAEIQIRKEEEIARNPMSTSEPPLRQTPTEILYQAILPNLPQYMIALLKILLAAAPTSKAKTDSINILADVLPEEMPMTVLQSMKLGIDVNRHKEIIVKAVSAILLLLLKHFKLNHVYQFEFMSQHLVFANCIPLVLKFLNQNIIAYIEAKNVIPILDFPMCVIGDQPELTTESLEIGHTQTFSWRNVFSCINLLRILNKLTKWKHSRIMMLVVFKSAPILKRTLKVRHAMMQLYVLKLLKMQTKYLGRQWRKTNMKTISVIYAKVRHRLNDDWAYGNDLEARPWDFQVEECELRTCVDQFNNRRYSNSPRDEEMEPVDASVTSVLGANVELTEEFKQHYELWLQQEVFERSINWDELLDPAACEI; encoded by the exons ATG GAAAGCAACAAAACTACAGATCTCGAGTTCATTTACGATGACACCGATACACACACCAACGAGATCGCCGAGCTGTACAGTTACACAGAACAATATGAGTTACAACTTAATCTTAAG GCATTTGAGGATCAGATGGAGTGGTACAAGCTGCGGCCGTGGTGGCAAAACTTGACTAGGCCGCAACAAAAATCGGTAGTCTATAAATTGCTGGATCAGCTGGAGGTCTCCAACAAGCAGCTCAGAATGAAGGCGGCGCGATGTATCCTTTATCTAGCTCAGGGTTGTTGGGCTGAGGTACAATCTGACAAGGAACAACAAGACTGGAGTAGAACAAATGTAATGTTACTCTACGAAGCTGGCATTTTTCCAGCGTTTGTTGAACTGCTAAACATTGAGATCGA AAATAGCACAACTGCTACCTCGGCAATGAGAAAGCTAGCTGTTAGCCTCGCCGATTCGATAGACCTAAGAGTCATTCTGTCCGTTTTGTATATTATGACAGAAGTCATGAGAGAGGAATTGAAAGACATCGAGCACAGCGAATACAAAAGTAACGTTGAAGCTTTCAAAGAGGATCTCG TAAATCCATACGGGGAAGATATATTAATCGTCAAGCTTCTGAGCATGGTAACGTGCTTCTGTAGCGGCTCCGCGCCACATTTTCCCATGAAGAAGGTTCTCTTGCTCCTGTGGAAGCTGATCTTAGTTTCTCTCGGTGGTATCGACACGCTCAGAGAGTTGAAGAAGCAATATCGCGAGGAGGCTGGTCTCGACACGCAGCAGGAAGACACGATCGAAGTCGCCAGAACGATGCGGGCCAGCTCGCCGCCTATGAGTGCAGCGGACTTACTAGAAACGCAAAATCAGAAGAGAAACAATCGACCTTTTCGACGG AGTCTAATGAAGCAGAGCTCGTTAGATGATCCGGGTTTGGGTATGGAGTACGAGGGAGGCGAGCCCTCAAACAACGTCACGACGAATGAAGGGGACGGCgaaatcattttctttctcggCCCCAGCGGACCCGGTGGCTGGAACCAAACCTATTACGAAGACCAGAATAATCAGTCACAGTTAAGGCCGAGCACTCCGCAGCTCATAAAGGGAAAAG GTTTGCCATGGACGCCGAAGGTGAGACAGAAGGACGTCGATTCCTTTCTCGATGTTGCCAGATTGAAATTTGTCGGTTACAAATTGCAAGGGGATAGAGAGAGTCTAGCGGGTTTGCCGCAACCGATCCACGAAGGCGTCACTACTCTTAAGaag caCATGTACACGTCCCTAGCGGAAATTCAGATAcgaaaagaagaggaaataGCGCGAAATCCAATGAGCACGTCGGAACCACCGCTTCGCCAAACGCCGACGGAAATTCTTTATCAAGCCATATTACCAAATTTGCCACAGTACATGATAGCACTGTTGAAAATATTGCTTGCTGCTGCGCCGACTAGTAAAGCGAAGACGGATAGTATCAACATCTTAGCTGACGTGTTGCCGGAAGAAATGCC GATGACGGTACTGCAATCAATGAAACTAGGCATCGACGTCAACCGACACAAGGAGATAATCGTTAAAGCCGTTTCcgcaattttgttattattgctCAAGCATTTCAAGCTAAATCACGTGTATCAATTCGAATTTATGTCGCAGCACTTAGTATTCGCCAATTGCATACCTCTTGTACTAAAGTTTTTAAACCAGAATATCATAGCTTATATTGAAGCGAAGAACGT TATTCCAATTTTGGATTTTCCCATGTGCGTCATTGGCGATCAGCCAGAGCTGACCACCGAGAGTCTCGAGATCGGTCACACCCAGACCTTTTCTTGGAGAAATGTTTTCTCCTGCATTAATTTGCTGCGAATCCTGAACAAATTAACCAAATGGAAACACAGTAGAATAATg ATGTTAGTCGTTTTCAAATCGGCACCGATTCTAAAACGTACACTGAAAGTGAGACACGCGATGATGCAGCTGTACGTTCTAAAATTACTGAAAATGCAGACGAAGTATCTCGGCCGACAGTGGAGAAAGACGAACATGAAGACGATTAGCGTGATCTATGCGAAGGTTCGACATCGCTTGAACGACGACTGGGCATACGGCAATG atttagAGGCGCGGCCATGGGATTTTCAAGTGGAGGAATGCGAGTTGCGCACGTGCGTCGATCAGTTCAATAATCGAAGATACTCGAACAGCCCGCGTGACGAGGAGATGGAACCCGTGGACGCATCGGTCACGTCCGTGCTCGGCGCGAATGTGGAGCTGACCGAGGAGTTCAAGCAACACTACGAACTGTGGCTGCAGCAGGAGGTATTCGAGAGGAGCATCAATTGGGACGAACTGTTGGATCCCGCGGCGTGTGAGATCTAA
- the LOC105285867 gene encoding striatin-interacting protein 1 homolog isoform X1, which translates to MLCDVAMDANGNGKRDPIPVYPYRRAASNDESNKTTDLEFIYDDTDTHTNEIAELYSYTEQYELQLNLKAFEDQMEWYKLRPWWQNLTRPQQKSVVYKLLDQLEVSNKQLRMKAARCILYLAQGCWAEVQSDKEQQDWSRTNVMLLYEAGIFPAFVELLNIEIENSTTATSAMRKLAVSLADSIDLRVILSVLYIMTEVMREELKDIEHSEYKSNVEAFKEDLVNPYGEDILIVKLLSMVTCFCSGSAPHFPMKKVLLLLWKLILVSLGGIDTLRELKKQYREEAGLDTQQEDTIEVARTMRASSPPMSAADLLETQNQKRNNRPFRRSLMKQSSLDDPGLGMEYEGGEPSNNVTTNEGDGEIIFFLGPSGPGGWNQTYYEDQNNQSQLRPSTPQLIKGKGLPWTPKVRQKDVDSFLDVARLKFVGYKLQGDRESLAGLPQPIHEGVTTLKKHMYTSLAEIQIRKEEEIARNPMSTSEPPLRQTPTEILYQAILPNLPQYMIALLKILLAAAPTSKAKTDSINILADVLPEEMPMTVLQSMKLGIDVNRHKEIIVKAVSAILLLLLKHFKLNHVYQFEFMSQHLVFANCIPLVLKFLNQNIIAYIEAKNVIPILDFPMCVIGDQPELTTESLEIGHTQTFSWRNVFSCINLLRILNKLTKWKHSRIMMLVVFKSAPILKRTLKVRHAMMQLYVLKLLKMQTKYLGRQWRKTNMKTISVIYAKVRHRLNDDWAYGNDLEARPWDFQVEECELRTCVDQFNNRRYSNSPRDEEMEPVDASVTSVLGANVELTEEFKQHYELWLQQEVFERSINWDELLDPAACEI; encoded by the exons ATGTTATGTGACGTAGCGATGGATGCGAACGGGAACGGCAAGCGTGATCCGATCCCCGTGTACCCGTATCGGCGTGCAGCCAGCAACGAT GAAAGCAACAAAACTACAGATCTCGAGTTCATTTACGATGACACCGATACACACACCAACGAGATCGCCGAGCTGTACAGTTACACAGAACAATATGAGTTACAACTTAATCTTAAG GCATTTGAGGATCAGATGGAGTGGTACAAGCTGCGGCCGTGGTGGCAAAACTTGACTAGGCCGCAACAAAAATCGGTAGTCTATAAATTGCTGGATCAGCTGGAGGTCTCCAACAAGCAGCTCAGAATGAAGGCGGCGCGATGTATCCTTTATCTAGCTCAGGGTTGTTGGGCTGAGGTACAATCTGACAAGGAACAACAAGACTGGAGTAGAACAAATGTAATGTTACTCTACGAAGCTGGCATTTTTCCAGCGTTTGTTGAACTGCTAAACATTGAGATCGA AAATAGCACAACTGCTACCTCGGCAATGAGAAAGCTAGCTGTTAGCCTCGCCGATTCGATAGACCTAAGAGTCATTCTGTCCGTTTTGTATATTATGACAGAAGTCATGAGAGAGGAATTGAAAGACATCGAGCACAGCGAATACAAAAGTAACGTTGAAGCTTTCAAAGAGGATCTCG TAAATCCATACGGGGAAGATATATTAATCGTCAAGCTTCTGAGCATGGTAACGTGCTTCTGTAGCGGCTCCGCGCCACATTTTCCCATGAAGAAGGTTCTCTTGCTCCTGTGGAAGCTGATCTTAGTTTCTCTCGGTGGTATCGACACGCTCAGAGAGTTGAAGAAGCAATATCGCGAGGAGGCTGGTCTCGACACGCAGCAGGAAGACACGATCGAAGTCGCCAGAACGATGCGGGCCAGCTCGCCGCCTATGAGTGCAGCGGACTTACTAGAAACGCAAAATCAGAAGAGAAACAATCGACCTTTTCGACGG AGTCTAATGAAGCAGAGCTCGTTAGATGATCCGGGTTTGGGTATGGAGTACGAGGGAGGCGAGCCCTCAAACAACGTCACGACGAATGAAGGGGACGGCgaaatcattttctttctcggCCCCAGCGGACCCGGTGGCTGGAACCAAACCTATTACGAAGACCAGAATAATCAGTCACAGTTAAGGCCGAGCACTCCGCAGCTCATAAAGGGAAAAG GTTTGCCATGGACGCCGAAGGTGAGACAGAAGGACGTCGATTCCTTTCTCGATGTTGCCAGATTGAAATTTGTCGGTTACAAATTGCAAGGGGATAGAGAGAGTCTAGCGGGTTTGCCGCAACCGATCCACGAAGGCGTCACTACTCTTAAGaag caCATGTACACGTCCCTAGCGGAAATTCAGATAcgaaaagaagaggaaataGCGCGAAATCCAATGAGCACGTCGGAACCACCGCTTCGCCAAACGCCGACGGAAATTCTTTATCAAGCCATATTACCAAATTTGCCACAGTACATGATAGCACTGTTGAAAATATTGCTTGCTGCTGCGCCGACTAGTAAAGCGAAGACGGATAGTATCAACATCTTAGCTGACGTGTTGCCGGAAGAAATGCC GATGACGGTACTGCAATCAATGAAACTAGGCATCGACGTCAACCGACACAAGGAGATAATCGTTAAAGCCGTTTCcgcaattttgttattattgctCAAGCATTTCAAGCTAAATCACGTGTATCAATTCGAATTTATGTCGCAGCACTTAGTATTCGCCAATTGCATACCTCTTGTACTAAAGTTTTTAAACCAGAATATCATAGCTTATATTGAAGCGAAGAACGT TATTCCAATTTTGGATTTTCCCATGTGCGTCATTGGCGATCAGCCAGAGCTGACCACCGAGAGTCTCGAGATCGGTCACACCCAGACCTTTTCTTGGAGAAATGTTTTCTCCTGCATTAATTTGCTGCGAATCCTGAACAAATTAACCAAATGGAAACACAGTAGAATAATg ATGTTAGTCGTTTTCAAATCGGCACCGATTCTAAAACGTACACTGAAAGTGAGACACGCGATGATGCAGCTGTACGTTCTAAAATTACTGAAAATGCAGACGAAGTATCTCGGCCGACAGTGGAGAAAGACGAACATGAAGACGATTAGCGTGATCTATGCGAAGGTTCGACATCGCTTGAACGACGACTGGGCATACGGCAATG atttagAGGCGCGGCCATGGGATTTTCAAGTGGAGGAATGCGAGTTGCGCACGTGCGTCGATCAGTTCAATAATCGAAGATACTCGAACAGCCCGCGTGACGAGGAGATGGAACCCGTGGACGCATCGGTCACGTCCGTGCTCGGCGCGAATGTGGAGCTGACCGAGGAGTTCAAGCAACACTACGAACTGTGGCTGCAGCAGGAGGTATTCGAGAGGAGCATCAATTGGGACGAACTGTTGGATCCCGCGGCGTGTGAGATCTAA